From Arcticibacter tournemirensis, one genomic window encodes:
- a CDS encoding six-hairpin glycosidase-like protein, which produces MDLSSPKVQLVESHLFSVLTFVALFSFTCVGDMAKAQDLSRQDEIFWRTNEDKSITWDITTEKRLPHDDNIEMSGSLVSGIIRYNVDKARQVQIRRDVIFPQLRKYSKSNESMYRAYLRSEYNDDILPVITIAEKKYETGVLDSVRIRGKIAFYFKEMDGISVIRSFFPSMEKRCFVEKWTLINTGKKPQSLRIGATELKQEEVGWQGIYHRKIVTDAQDKVTILPGDKYEFGIYFTATQNDEPQATASFAEVEHQRDLFLDSVSNNLILKSPDKIINTLFFFSKIRAAESIFRSRLGLVHSPGGGSYYVGIWANDQAEYSGPFFSYLGYQKGVQAAMNAYRIFQSNIPKDGGKIWASFELDVTFPFGEYDRGDAAMIAYGATHFLLASGDREKANEIWPLVNWCLEYSRKRVTSEGIVASESDELEGRFPAGSANLSTSSLYYGALIQAARLAKAMGKPASLVAGYNARAQKLAQAIEKYFGAKMDDLDTYRYYKENATLRSWICMPLVVGLNKRKNGTLDALFDRLWSANGVLTELKKEEGRPKVFWDRGTLYAFRGAFKAGAADRALERLLSYSATRLTGFRVPYVVEAWPENGMVHLSAESALYCRIFTEGLLGLEPTSFNTLLLQPNLPAKWDYIELKNVMAFNTAIDVYVKREGDKLRLKVIQKGKVLSEKVIANNARISVAVK; this is translated from the coding sequence ATGGATTTGTCCTCCCCTAAAGTTCAACTCGTCGAGTCTCACCTGTTCTCTGTTTTAACATTTGTAGCTTTATTTTCATTTACGTGTGTCGGCGACATGGCAAAAGCCCAGGATCTCAGCCGACAGGATGAAATTTTCTGGCGTACCAATGAAGATAAAAGCATCACATGGGATATAACAACTGAAAAACGATTGCCTCATGACGATAATATAGAGATGTCAGGGTCATTGGTATCTGGAATTATCCGGTATAACGTCGATAAAGCAAGACAGGTTCAAATCAGAAGGGACGTCATCTTTCCACAACTCCGTAAATACAGCAAATCCAATGAGTCGATGTACAGGGCCTACCTGCGTTCTGAGTATAACGACGACATCCTGCCGGTGATCACCATTGCTGAAAAGAAATACGAAACCGGTGTACTGGATTCTGTCCGCATCAGGGGCAAGATCGCCTTTTATTTTAAAGAAATGGACGGCATTTCAGTAATCAGATCTTTTTTTCCATCTATGGAAAAGCGATGCTTCGTAGAGAAATGGACGTTGATCAACACCGGGAAAAAGCCGCAAAGCCTCAGGATCGGAGCTACTGAACTAAAGCAGGAAGAGGTTGGCTGGCAGGGTATTTACCACAGAAAAATTGTTACCGACGCTCAAGACAAAGTAACCATCCTACCCGGTGACAAATATGAATTTGGGATCTATTTCACCGCAACACAAAATGATGAACCTCAAGCCACAGCGTCATTTGCAGAAGTGGAACACCAACGGGACTTGTTTCTTGACAGCGTTTCTAATAATCTTATATTAAAATCACCTGACAAGATCATCAACACTTTGTTTTTCTTCTCAAAGATCAGGGCGGCAGAGAGTATCTTCCGTTCGCGACTGGGCCTCGTGCACTCTCCGGGTGGCGGGAGTTACTATGTAGGCATTTGGGCAAATGACCAGGCAGAATACAGCGGGCCGTTCTTTTCTTACCTTGGCTACCAGAAAGGCGTACAGGCGGCGATGAATGCCTACCGCATCTTTCAAAGTAATATTCCCAAAGATGGAGGTAAGATATGGGCTTCCTTTGAACTGGATGTGACCTTTCCTTTTGGAGAATATGACCGGGGAGATGCCGCGATGATTGCCTACGGAGCCACTCATTTCCTATTGGCCTCCGGCGACAGAGAGAAAGCCAACGAAATCTGGCCATTGGTTAACTGGTGCCTGGAATACAGCAGGAAACGGGTTACATCCGAAGGCATTGTCGCTTCGGAAAGTGATGAACTTGAAGGCAGGTTTCCAGCCGGGTCCGCTAATTTATCAACATCTTCACTCTATTACGGTGCACTAATACAAGCGGCAAGATTAGCGAAAGCAATGGGCAAACCAGCCTCATTGGTTGCTGGCTACAATGCGAGGGCGCAGAAATTGGCTCAAGCTATTGAAAAATATTTCGGTGCGAAAATGGACGACCTTGATACATACAGATACTATAAAGAAAATGCAACATTAAGAAGCTGGATATGTATGCCCCTCGTAGTAGGATTAAACAAGCGCAAAAACGGCACTCTTGATGCTCTGTTTGACAGATTGTGGTCGGCCAATGGAGTACTTACTGAGTTAAAAAAGGAAGAAGGCCGTCCAAAAGTGTTTTGGGACAGGGGAACTCTGTATGCTTTTAGAGGAGCCTTTAAAGCAGGTGCCGCCGACAGGGCGTTGGAACGCTTGCTTTCTTATTCTGCAACCCGCCTGACAGGGTTTCGGGTGCCATACGTAGTTGAAGCCTGGCCTGAAAATGGCATGGTGCACCTATCAGCCGAAAGTGCATTGTACTGCCGCATCTTTACAGAAGGTTTATTGGGCTTGGAACCAACGAGTTTCAATACGTTATTATTGCAGCCTAATCTGCCTGCAAAATGGGATTATATTGAACTTAAAAACGTTATGGCATTTAATACCGCAATAGACGTTTATGTGAAACGTGAGGGAGATAAGCTTCGATTAAAGGTGATCCAAAAGGGTAAAGTTCTTTCTGAAAAAGTCATCGCTAACAACGCCCGGATATCCGTGGCAGTTAAGTAA
- a CDS encoding nucleosidase: MIKINETTLFSLENVMFSFALASEAASAFEGYNTLFTGIGKVNAAYELTKAIQRRRPDLIINLGSAGSAVFQKGEVICCSRFVQRDMDVRGLGYVQYETPLSGLPPVLEYGLELEGLKTGICGTGDSFEMAHLASEYTLVDMEAYALALIAKKENIPFLCLKYISDGANGDAADDWNIHVHKAAAAYSEVLQLKKNITEMI, encoded by the coding sequence ATGATAAAAATCAACGAAACAACTTTGTTCAGCCTGGAAAATGTTATGTTTTCTTTTGCTCTGGCTTCTGAAGCAGCATCCGCATTCGAAGGATATAATACATTATTCACAGGAATTGGCAAAGTCAATGCCGCTTATGAGCTCACCAAAGCGATTCAAAGGAGAAGGCCAGACTTGATTATAAATCTTGGTTCGGCAGGCAGTGCGGTGTTTCAGAAAGGCGAAGTGATCTGCTGCAGCCGCTTCGTTCAGCGTGATATGGATGTAAGGGGGTTGGGATATGTTCAATATGAAACACCTCTCTCGGGACTGCCGCCTGTTTTAGAATATGGTTTAGAACTGGAAGGGTTAAAGACGGGCATATGCGGAACCGGAGACAGTTTTGAGATGGCGCATCTAGCCTCCGAATATACTTTAGTGGACATGGAGGCCTATGCGCTCGCTTTGATAGCGAAGAAAGAGAACATCCCCTTTCTCTGCCTTAAATATATCTCAGACGGAGCTAATGGCGATGCTGCCGACGATTGGAATATTCATGTGCATAAAGCCGCTGCCGCCTACAGCGAGGTACTTCAGCTAAAAAAGAACATTACTGAGATGATTTAG
- a CDS encoding HAMP domain-containing sensor histidine kinase yields the protein MKLKAKLRIGFSFLFIIVVAFGGISMYQIQRIAESARVILKDNYESLNYVAEMRSILDKQNRQLTDDLPGFEQNLAQERNNVTEPGERAAVKDLDRHYRAFKATSSAADKSEAEYQMRLALQHIENMNMEAIVHKNNLAQKAVDNSITLLQLVGGLTFLILFSFSVNFPGFVANPLRELLDGIREIRDGNYQKRLNFSSSDEFSELGKAYNEMANRLSDWENSNLATIRSEKLRIEAIIEQMRDAIIGVDEKGKILFVNVVAEQLLAIDSEQVVGKHVEQVAENNDLLEHIIHLDKNDKALKIFAGGKESFFQLDSIQISVPFMFEEVSTELRKSEVAAGSVFILKNVTQYKELDAAKTNIIATVSHELKTPISSIKMSLKLLGDERVGGLNPEQKQLLDHIAEDSNRLLKITGELLDLSQIESGNIQLNLTDTDPNEIVNYAVNAVRLQAEQRGIRLELVARKNLPFVYGDVEKTAWVLINFLSNALRYSPDRSRIVIEVLPSGSFIEFSVRDFGKGIEPQYQQKLFDRYFQVPADGKNKSGSGLGLAIAKDFIEAQKGNIFVESELGMGSKFGFRLPVSGRKI from the coding sequence ATGAAATTAAAAGCAAAACTCAGGATAGGATTCAGCTTTCTCTTCATCATAGTGGTAGCTTTCGGAGGTATTTCCATGTACCAGATACAGCGAATCGCCGAAAGCGCCAGGGTTATACTGAAAGATAATTATGAAAGCCTCAACTACGTAGCAGAAATGCGGTCGATCCTGGATAAACAGAACCGGCAGTTGACGGATGATCTTCCAGGGTTTGAGCAAAACTTAGCGCAGGAGAGAAATAATGTCACTGAACCGGGTGAACGCGCCGCCGTAAAGGATCTGGATCGCCATTACCGGGCGTTCAAAGCAACCAGTTCCGCCGCTGACAAATCAGAGGCTGAATACCAGATGCGCCTGGCACTTCAACATATTGAAAATATGAATATGGAGGCCATTGTTCATAAGAATAATCTCGCCCAAAAGGCTGTTGACAACTCCATTACATTGCTGCAATTAGTCGGCGGCCTTACTTTCTTAATCCTGTTTTCCTTCAGCGTCAACTTCCCGGGTTTTGTTGCTAATCCGCTAAGGGAGCTTCTCGATGGGATAAGGGAGATCAGGGATGGAAATTACCAGAAGAGGCTGAACTTCAGCTCATCCGACGAATTTTCGGAACTGGGCAAAGCCTACAATGAAATGGCTAACCGCTTAAGCGACTGGGAGAACAGCAACCTTGCCACCATCCGTTCCGAGAAATTGAGGATAGAAGCCATCATTGAGCAAATGCGCGACGCAATCATCGGGGTGGATGAAAAAGGAAAGATTTTGTTTGTAAATGTTGTTGCAGAGCAGTTACTGGCGATAGACTCTGAACAGGTAGTAGGAAAACACGTTGAGCAGGTAGCAGAAAACAACGATCTGCTGGAACACATCATTCACCTGGATAAAAATGATAAAGCTCTGAAAATCTTCGCAGGAGGTAAAGAATCTTTTTTCCAGCTGGACTCCATTCAGATCAGCGTTCCTTTCATGTTTGAGGAAGTAAGTACCGAACTAAGAAAATCTGAAGTTGCGGCAGGCTCGGTATTTATCCTGAAAAATGTAACACAATACAAAGAACTCGACGCTGCCAAAACGAACATCATTGCCACAGTTTCGCATGAGTTGAAAACACCTATATCGTCTATCAAAATGAGCCTTAAATTACTGGGCGACGAACGTGTAGGAGGTCTGAACCCGGAACAAAAACAATTGCTTGATCATATTGCCGAAGATAGTAACAGGCTGCTGAAGATTACAGGCGAATTGCTTGACCTCTCGCAGATTGAATCAGGCAATATACAATTAAACCTGACGGATACTGATCCGAATGAGATTGTAAACTACGCAGTTAATGCCGTAAGATTGCAGGCCGAACAACGCGGCATCAGGCTGGAACTGGTGGCGCGAAAGAACCTGCCCTTTGTTTACGGCGATGTCGAAAAAACAGCCTGGGTACTGATAAACTTCCTCTCCAATGCACTTCGATACAGTCCGGATCGTTCAAGAATTGTCATTGAGGTATTACCATCGGGTTCCTTTATCGAATTCTCCGTGCGCGACTTTGGGAAAGGTATCGAACCTCAATACCAGCAAAAGCTTTTCGATCGCTATTTCCAGGTGCCCGCCGACGGTAAAAACAAGTCGGGATCGGGACTGGGCCTGGCTATTGCCAAAGACTTTATTGAAGCCCAGAAGGGCAACATCTTTGTCGAAAGTGAGCTCGGTATGGGTAGTAAATTTGGGTTCAGGCTTCCCGTCTCAGGCCGAAAGATATAA
- a CDS encoding ABC-F family ATP-binding cassette domain-containing protein codes for MININNISVSFGGTTLFSDVTFPINENDKIALMGKNGAGKSTILKIIAGAAKPTTGSVTAPKDAVIAYLPQHLLTEDNVTVFEEAAKAFHEVHQMRKELDELNEQLTIRTDYESDEYMKLIERVSEVSEKFYSLEEVNYDAEVEKVLKGLGFQRQDFTRPTSEFSGGWRMRIELAKILLKKPDLILLDEPTNHMDIESIQWLEDFLVNSAKAVMVISHDRTFVDNITNRTIEVTMGRIYDYKAKYSHYLQLRADRRLHQLKAYEEQQRFIADNQEFIDRFRGTYSKTLQVQSRVKMLEKLEIIEIDEVDTSALRLKFPPSPRSGQYPVIVEELTKAYGDHVVFEKASMVIERGEKVAFVGKNGEGKSTMIKAIMNEIDFEGTLKVGHNAKIGYFAQNQAALLDESLTVFETIDQIPLSDGTIKIKDLLGAFMFSGDDITKKVKVLSGGERTRLAMIKLLLEPVNVLILDEPTNHLDMKTKDIIKEALQDFDGTLILVSHDRDFLDGLAQKVFEFGNKRVREHFEDIKGFLAYKKMTSLKEIEQN; via the coding sequence GTGATTAATATAAATAATATTTCAGTTTCGTTTGGCGGAACTACTCTGTTTAGTGATGTAACGTTTCCAATTAACGAGAACGATAAAATAGCTCTGATGGGTAAAAATGGGGCAGGCAAGTCTACCATTTTAAAAATAATTGCGGGCGCTGCCAAACCTACTACTGGTAGCGTTACCGCACCAAAAGATGCTGTAATTGCGTACTTGCCACAGCATTTGCTTACAGAGGACAATGTTACCGTTTTCGAAGAAGCTGCAAAAGCTTTTCATGAGGTGCACCAAATGCGGAAGGAGCTGGATGAACTGAATGAACAACTCACGATCAGAACCGACTATGAAAGCGACGAATACATGAAGTTAATTGAGCGTGTATCAGAGGTGAGCGAGAAGTTCTACTCCTTAGAAGAGGTAAATTACGATGCTGAAGTAGAAAAGGTATTAAAAGGTCTGGGCTTTCAACGCCAGGATTTCACCCGCCCAACTTCTGAATTTTCCGGTGGATGGCGCATGCGGATTGAATTAGCCAAGATTTTACTAAAGAAGCCGGATCTGATTCTGCTGGATGAGCCGACTAACCATATGGACATTGAAAGTATCCAATGGTTAGAAGATTTTCTCGTCAACTCGGCAAAGGCGGTGATGGTGATTTCGCACGACCGTACTTTTGTAGACAACATTACTAATCGTACCATTGAGGTTACGATGGGCAGGATATACGATTATAAAGCCAAGTACAGTCACTACCTCCAGCTGCGTGCAGACCGTCGTTTACACCAGCTAAAAGCCTATGAAGAACAGCAACGCTTTATTGCCGACAACCAGGAATTCATAGATCGCTTCAGGGGTACCTATTCAAAAACTCTGCAGGTGCAGTCGCGGGTTAAAATGCTCGAAAAGCTCGAAATTATAGAGATTGATGAAGTGGATACCTCAGCATTGCGACTAAAGTTCCCTCCTTCTCCCCGCTCCGGTCAATATCCTGTGATTGTGGAAGAGTTAACCAAAGCTTACGGTGATCATGTGGTGTTCGAAAAGGCTTCCATGGTGATTGAACGCGGAGAAAAAGTGGCTTTCGTTGGTAAAAACGGGGAAGGCAAGTCGACCATGATCAAGGCTATTATGAACGAGATTGATTTTGAGGGAACCTTAAAGGTTGGACACAATGCGAAGATCGGCTACTTTGCTCAGAACCAGGCAGCTCTGCTGGATGAAAGTTTAACGGTGTTTGAGACGATCGATCAGATTCCATTAAGTGACGGAACTATAAAGATCAAAGACCTATTAGGTGCTTTCATGTTTAGCGGCGACGATATCACTAAAAAAGTAAAAGTGCTTTCAGGTGGCGAAAGAACCCGCTTAGCTATGATCAAACTGTTGCTGGAACCTGTCAATGTATTGATCCTGGATGAGCCGACGAACCATTTGGATATGAAGACCAAAGACATCATCAAGGAGGCCCTGCAAGACTTCGACGGCACCTTGATTTTAGTATCGCATGACCGTGACTTCCTGGATGGACTTGCTCAAAAAGTATTTGAATTTGGCAATAAACGCGTGCGCGAGCACTTTGAGGATATTAAGGGCTTCCTGGCCTATAAAAAAATGACGAGCCTCAAGGAGATTGAACAGAATTAA
- a CDS encoding K(+)-transporting ATPase subunit C, with translation MKSYFLSAIRMTLVLLVLLCVIYPLTVAFIARFSPGKGNGETVTVNGKVVGYALVGQSFTAPQYFWGRPSAVSYNAAGSAGSNKGPTNPDYLQEVKNRIDTLVKYHPGLKKSDIPTDMVTASGSGLDPNISVEGAMMQVSRIAKNRNLKPEQVASLVAQATSGPLFGLLGPSRVNVLKLNVSLDRLNNN, from the coding sequence ATGAAGAGTTATTTTTTATCCGCTATCCGTATGACGCTTGTGCTGCTGGTGCTTCTGTGCGTCATCTATCCATTGACCGTTGCATTTATAGCCCGTTTTTCTCCGGGCAAAGGCAATGGCGAGACCGTGACAGTGAATGGTAAGGTCGTTGGATATGCTTTGGTGGGACAATCATTCACTGCTCCGCAATACTTTTGGGGCAGACCCTCCGCGGTGAGTTATAATGCCGCCGGTTCAGCCGGATCAAATAAAGGTCCTACCAATCCCGACTATCTTCAGGAAGTAAAAAACCGTATCGACACTTTAGTCAAATACCACCCTGGTTTGAAGAAAAGTGATATTCCTACCGACATGGTAACTGCTTCAGGAAGCGGCTTGGATCCAAATATATCGGTCGAGGGTGCCATGATGCAGGTTTCGCGCATAGCAAAAAACCGCAATTTAAAACCAGAACAGGTAGCGTCTTTAGTGGCCCAGGCTACTTCAGGGCCGCTCTTTGGTCTTCTGGGACCTTCCAGGGTAAACGTTCTTAAGCTGAATGTTTCACTTGACAGGCTAAACAACAACTGA
- a CDS encoding DUF6965 family protein, with product MTLPELKEFFETHTLPDTIKLSEAETIIDVPKFVKSHLFIAGDLSNISAFSSFHARLIKVKDIILEMEAVRPELEVEEC from the coding sequence ATGACACTTCCCGAGCTAAAAGAGTTTTTCGAAACGCATACTTTGCCAGACACTATAAAACTAAGTGAAGCCGAAACAATCATTGATGTTCCTAAATTTGTAAAAAGCCATCTTTTCATAGCGGGCGATCTGTCAAATATTTCTGCATTCAGCTCCTTTCACGCCAGACTGATAAAAGTAAAGGACATCATCTTAGAGATGGAAGCGGTTCGGCCAGAACTGGAAGTCGAAGAATGCTAA
- a CDS encoding sensor protein KdpD, with amino-acid sequence MDQDRDNSVKQFLDLIKRSRRGKFKIYIGMSAGVGKTYRMLQEAHTLQKNGIDIQLGYVETHGRADTHALLEGLPLIPRRSLFYKGKSLEEMDVAAVLSRHPEVVIVDELAHSNVEGSKNAKRWQDVVDILEAGINVISALNIQHIESLNEETEEITGIKITERVPDSVLEIADEIVNIDLTADELIERLQAGKIYDRSKIQHALGNFFRSEKILQLRELALKEVAHHLERKIDIEIPKKIKLRPERFLACISTNQEKARSVIRKTARLASYSRSPWIVLYVQSSSEGMDRIRLDKQRYLINNFKLATELGAEVLKIKSDAIAKTITGVVEQKGITTICIGRPHFNFFQILLKTAVFKQLLHKLAATDTDLVILS; translated from the coding sequence ATGGACCAGGACAGAGACAATTCCGTCAAACAGTTTCTTGATCTTATAAAAAGATCAAGAAGGGGAAAATTCAAGATCTATATAGGCATGAGTGCTGGGGTAGGTAAAACATACCGTATGTTACAGGAGGCTCATACATTGCAGAAGAATGGTATAGACATTCAGCTCGGCTATGTTGAAACGCATGGACGGGCAGATACGCACGCCCTGTTGGAGGGCCTGCCCCTAATTCCCCGCCGCAGCCTCTTTTACAAGGGAAAGTCGCTTGAAGAAATGGATGTGGCAGCTGTTTTAAGCCGTCACCCCGAGGTGGTTATTGTTGACGAGCTGGCTCATTCCAATGTAGAGGGCAGCAAGAATGCAAAGAGATGGCAGGATGTGGTGGATATTTTGGAAGCCGGCATCAACGTCATCTCTGCACTTAACATCCAGCACATTGAAAGTCTGAACGAGGAGACTGAAGAGATAACAGGTATAAAAATTACGGAACGCGTGCCCGACAGCGTTCTCGAGATAGCCGATGAGATTGTTAACATTGATCTCACGGCAGATGAGCTGATTGAACGTTTGCAGGCGGGTAAGATCTATGACCGCTCAAAGATTCAGCATGCTCTCGGCAATTTTTTCAGATCCGAAAAAATCCTGCAGCTCCGCGAGCTTGCCTTAAAAGAAGTTGCCCACCATCTCGAACGCAAAATCGACATAGAAATCCCCAAAAAGATCAAGCTCAGGCCGGAGCGCTTTCTGGCTTGTATATCAACCAATCAGGAGAAAGCAAGAAGTGTAATCAGGAAGACAGCCAGGCTGGCATCTTACTCGCGTTCGCCATGGATCGTGCTGTATGTTCAAAGCAGTAGCGAAGGTATGGATCGGATCAGGCTGGATAAACAACGATACCTGATCAATAATTTTAAGCTGGCCACAGAACTGGGGGCTGAAGTATTAAAGATTAAAAGTGATGCCATTGCAAAAACGATTACAGGAGTGGTTGAGCAAAAAGGAATCACCACGATCTGCATTGGCAGACCTCATTTTAATTTTTTCCAGATTTTATTAAAAACAGCAGTATTCAAGCAGTTGCTTCATAAATTAGCGGCGACGGATACTGACCTGGTTATACTCAGTTAA
- a CDS encoding porin, whose translation MKKSLILIAAIGVANSSLAQQSPLKISGYLETYYGFDFNKPSNNNRPGFVYSHNRHNEVNLNLGFIKATYDDGSVRANLALMTGTYSNANLSAEPGVLKNIFETNAGIKLSQKDNLWLDAGVFSSHIGFESAVSKDCWVLTRNIASENTPYYESGARVTYGTPDGKLTAAVLYLNGWQRINRQDSNSQPAGGIQFTWKPAAVLTLNYSNYLGSEGADSIRTRRFYNNFYGIFQLNEKLGLIAGFDYGIQQKEKGSNDYNHIISAVGILRYQVAAKLAMATRIEYYQDGDGMIISTGTPHGFKTTGYSLNIDYSPVTNALVRLEGKVYDSKDKIFQSGDAVVNHNALVTASIAISF comes from the coding sequence ATGAAAAAAAGTTTAATTCTTATTGCTGCTATCGGAGTAGCAAACAGCTCTTTAGCACAGCAATCTCCTTTAAAGATCTCCGGATACCTGGAAACATACTACGGTTTTGATTTCAATAAACCCTCAAATAATAACCGTCCTGGTTTCGTATATTCACACAACAGGCATAACGAAGTGAACCTCAATCTCGGTTTTATCAAGGCTACTTACGATGATGGGAGCGTCAGGGCTAATCTGGCTTTAATGACTGGAACTTACAGCAACGCTAACCTCTCTGCCGAGCCCGGGGTATTAAAAAATATCTTCGAGACTAATGCCGGTATAAAGCTGTCGCAAAAAGACAACCTCTGGCTGGATGCAGGGGTATTCTCTTCGCATATTGGTTTCGAAAGCGCAGTTTCAAAGGATTGCTGGGTATTGACCAGGAACATAGCCTCTGAGAATACGCCATACTATGAATCGGGAGCCAGGGTAACTTATGGTACACCGGATGGTAAGCTCACCGCAGCGGTCTTATACCTTAATGGCTGGCAGCGCATTAACCGGCAGGATAGCAATAGTCAGCCGGCAGGCGGTATCCAGTTCACATGGAAACCTGCGGCTGTGTTAACACTAAATTACAGTAACTACCTTGGGTCTGAAGGTGCCGACTCCATAAGGACCAGGCGATTTTACAATAATTTTTACGGAATTTTTCAGTTAAACGAAAAGCTTGGACTCATTGCAGGTTTCGATTACGGGATACAACAAAAGGAAAAAGGAAGTAACGATTACAATCATATCATTTCAGCGGTTGGTATTCTGCGTTATCAGGTGGCTGCTAAGCTTGCTATGGCGACCAGAATTGAATATTATCAGGACGGGGATGGGATGATTATTTCGACCGGCACACCCCATGGCTTTAAGACTACTGGGTATTCCTTAAATATCGACTATTCGCCAGTAACGAATGCGCTAGTCCGTCTGGAAGGCAAGGTTTATGATAGTAAAGACAAGATATTCCAAAGCGGGGATGCTGTTGTAAATCATAATGCACTGGTAACGGCAAGTATTGCGATATCATTCTAA